The Caldisericum sp. genome has a segment encoding these proteins:
- a CDS encoding lysophospholipid acyltransferase family protein, with amino-acid sequence MLSFLYKLGKKYVELLPVHVIYFTARVLGFFSFLFDRKKVYVLRNLRNITNESGVKLFLLGLDFYKQFALNIADYFIVVVKGFDKIKILTPKEEVLSKLNELKGGKGLVIPTAHLGNWEVAGVLVGSLGFRAHGIGLPQKEENVEKFYEELRKRFNVIVHPFQGGFIGAYKGVKNGDIATIVSDRDINKDGVCVKFFGKNVTFPKGASVLAYRTKVNSVFATLIRERDGYKVYFSEKFDIDFSLEESEFSKQYVSKFASVLEKFVRMYPTQWFHFFDYFEEYKCS; translated from the coding sequence GTGCTCTCCTTCTTATATAAATTAGGTAAGAAGTATGTAGAGCTTTTGCCAGTGCACGTTATCTATTTTACAGCAAGGGTACTTGGCTTTTTTTCATTTTTGTTTGATAGGAAGAAGGTCTATGTTCTCAGAAACCTGAGGAATATAACAAACGAAAGTGGAGTTAAGTTATTTCTTTTGGGATTAGATTTTTACAAACAATTTGCCCTAAACATTGCTGACTACTTTATAGTTGTTGTGAAGGGTTTTGATAAGATAAAGATACTCACACCAAAAGAAGAAGTTTTAAGCAAACTTAATGAACTTAAGGGAGGTAAAGGTCTTGTTATTCCAACTGCGCATCTTGGTAATTGGGAGGTTGCAGGTGTTCTTGTTGGTTCGCTCGGCTTTAGGGCGCACGGAATTGGTCTTCCGCAAAAAGAAGAAAATGTGGAAAAGTTCTATGAGGAGCTAAGAAAAAGATTCAATGTTATTGTCCATCCCTTTCAGGGAGGGTTTATCGGTGCATATAAGGGAGTAAAAAACGGAGATATTGCAACAATCGTAAGCGATAGGGATATAAACAAAGATGGCGTTTGCGTAAAATTCTTTGGGAAAAATGTTACCTTCCCGAAGGGTGCTTCAGTTCTTGCTTACAGAACGAAAGTAAACAGTGTTTTTGCAACTCTTATAAGAGAACGCGATGGCTACAAAGTTTATTTTTCAGAGAAATTCGATATCGATTTTAGCCTTGAAGAAAGTGAATTTTCAAAACAGTATGTATCAAAATTTGCAAGCGTTCTTGAAAAGTTTGTGAGAATGTATCCAACTCAATGGTTCCATTTCTTTGATTACTTTGAGGAGTATAAATGCTCATAG
- a CDS encoding NUDIX hydrolase, producing the protein MKVLRKEIVFKGKLLSIVRKEVENSDGSVWVREVVTYGGSASFIVPVYNGKFIFVKQFRPTLEDFILEFPAGRIEENETPERCAIRELEEETGLIPKNLKFVFEFYPSPGFVDEKLYMFYADDFEKGKTNFDPGEELNTVLVNVDEAMKMLDEGKIIDGKTLVGLLWFKNKFGG; encoded by the coding sequence ATGAAAGTCCTTAGAAAAGAGATTGTATTTAAGGGTAAATTACTATCGATAGTAAGAAAAGAAGTTGAAAACTCCGATGGAAGTGTCTGGGTAAGGGAAGTTGTAACATATGGAGGGAGTGCCTCTTTTATTGTTCCTGTTTATAATGGAAAATTTATTTTTGTTAAACAGTTTAGACCCACCTTAGAGGATTTTATTTTAGAGTTTCCTGCAGGACGAATCGAAGAAAACGAGACACCCGAAAGGTGCGCAATAAGGGAACTTGAAGAAGAAACAGGGCTTATCCCTAAAAACTTGAAGTTTGTTTTTGAGTTTTATCCTTCTCCTGGCTTTGTTGATGAAAAACTTTATATGTTCTATGCAGATGATTTTGAAAAAGGAAAAACCAACTTCGATCCAGGAGAGGAACTGAATACAGTTTTGGTTAATGTTGATGAAGCGATGAAGATGCTTGATGAAGGTAAGATTATAGACGGGAAAACCCTTGTTGGATTATTGTGGTTTAAAAATAAATTTGGAGGATAA
- a CDS encoding V-type ATP synthase subunit D, translating to MLLNVNPTRMELLRLKERLQLARRGHKLLKDKLEGLMKNFLDVSKRYIDLRKSFDEEFVLALKKFEISTQDIPEDVLDSLLEGGNFHLDISSKLVQVMNVKYPAFSTKVEGSPIAYPYSLTPVMLDYTFLEILKLIERMVELASLEQELYSIALEVAKVRRRVNALEYVLIPNLEETVKYIESKLEEMDRENIARLLKMKDIIRGH from the coding sequence ATGCTTCTTAATGTAAATCCAACAAGAATGGAGCTTCTCCGGTTAAAAGAGAGGCTCCAGCTTGCAAGGCGAGGACACAAACTTTTAAAGGATAAACTTGAAGGCTTGATGAAGAATTTCCTCGATGTTTCTAAAAGATATATCGATTTGAGAAAGAGTTTTGATGAAGAGTTTGTACTTGCACTTAAAAAGTTTGAAATTTCAACGCAGGATATTCCTGAAGATGTCCTTGATTCTCTTCTTGAGGGCGGAAACTTTCATCTGGATATTTCCTCAAAATTGGTTCAGGTGATGAATGTAAAATATCCTGCATTTTCTACAAAAGTTGAAGGTTCTCCTATTGCCTATCCATATTCTCTTACGCCTGTTATGCTTGACTATACTTTCCTTGAGATACTTAAACTTATCGAAAGAATGGTTGAACTTGCATCCTTAGAACAAGAACTCTATTCTATTGCTCTTGAAGTCGCAAAGGTTAGAAGAAGAGTAAATGCTCTTGAATATGTCTTGATTCCAAACCTTGAGGAAACCGTTAAATACATAGAAAGCAAATTGGAGGAGATGGATAGAGAAAATATCGCAAGACTTTTGAAAATGAAGGATATTATACGAGGGCACTAA
- a CDS encoding V-type ATP synthase subunit B: MPKEYTTAKEIAGPLLVVDNVEKATYNEIVEIKTQDGTIKRGQVLEVNGNMALIQVFEGTSGLSLGEVKVKFLGHGVELGVSPDILGRIFDGSGKPIDGAPPIIPEKKLDINGSPINPYARDYPSEFIQTGVSAIDGLNTLVRGQKLPIFSGSGLPHAQLAAQIARQAKVLGKEEKFAVVFVAMGINFEEANFFIQSFRESGALERSVMFINLGNDPVIERIATPRFGLTAAEYLAFELGMHVLVIMTDMTNYCEALREISAARKEVPGRRGYPGYMYTDLATIYERAGRIKGKKGSITQIPVLTMPEDDKTHPIPDLTGYITEGQIFLSRSLYQQGIYPPIDVLPSLSRLKDKGIGPNKTREDHASIMNQLFASYARGREARELLTVLGESALTPSDLLHVKFADEFERNFVRQGEYENRSIEETLEIGWKLLSMLPVEELKRVKPQFIEKYLSKYLKQEVKENAS, from the coding sequence ATGCCTAAAGAGTACACAACTGCTAAGGAGATTGCAGGACCATTACTCGTTGTAGATAATGTAGAAAAAGCAACATATAACGAAATCGTAGAGATTAAAACACAAGATGGGACCATTAAACGAGGCCAAGTCCTTGAAGTTAATGGAAATATGGCTCTTATTCAGGTTTTTGAAGGAACATCCGGCTTAAGCCTCGGGGAAGTTAAGGTAAAATTTTTAGGGCATGGTGTTGAGTTGGGTGTTTCTCCTGATATTTTGGGAAGAATTTTTGATGGTTCTGGAAAGCCAATAGATGGTGCACCTCCAATAATTCCTGAGAAAAAACTCGATATTAACGGAAGCCCTATCAACCCTTATGCAAGAGATTATCCTTCTGAATTTATCCAGACTGGTGTATCTGCAATCGACGGTTTGAATACGCTTGTAAGGGGACAGAAACTTCCTATTTTCTCTGGATCAGGTTTGCCTCACGCACAACTTGCAGCGCAAATTGCAAGACAGGCGAAGGTATTGGGTAAAGAGGAAAAATTTGCAGTAGTTTTTGTTGCAATGGGTATAAACTTTGAAGAAGCGAATTTCTTTATCCAGAGTTTTAGGGAATCTGGTGCATTAGAGCGTTCAGTTATGTTTATAAACCTTGGAAATGACCCTGTTATTGAAAGGATAGCAACACCTCGTTTTGGGCTTACAGCAGCAGAATATCTTGCTTTTGAACTTGGCATGCATGTTCTTGTTATTATGACCGATATGACTAACTACTGCGAAGCACTTCGTGAAATATCCGCTGCAAGAAAAGAGGTCCCAGGAAGACGTGGATACCCAGGATATATGTATACCGACCTTGCAACGATATATGAAAGAGCAGGAAGAATTAAAGGGAAGAAAGGTTCTATTACACAAATCCCTGTTTTAACAATGCCTGAGGATGATAAAACTCACCCAATCCCTGACCTCACGGGTTACATTACAGAAGGGCAGATTTTCCTTAGCAGAAGTTTGTACCAGCAGGGAATATACCCACCGATTGATGTCCTTCCAAGTTTGTCAAGATTAAAAGATAAGGGAATTGGTCCTAACAAAACAAGAGAAGATCATGCAAGTATTATGAACCAGCTTTTTGCAAGTTATGCAAGAGGAAGGGAAGCAAGGGAACTTTTGACAGTTTTGGGTGAAAGTGCGTTGACTCCATCAGACCTATTGCATGTAAAGTTTGCGGATGAATTCGAAAGAAATTTTGTAAGACAGGGCGAATATGAAAATAGGTCGATTGAGGAGACTCTCGAGATTGGCTGGAAACTTCTTTCAATGTTACCAGTTGAAGAATTGAAGAGAGTAAAACCTCAATTTATTGAGAAATATCTATCTAAATACCTGAAGCAAGAGGTAAAGGAAAATGCTTCTTAA
- a CDS encoding V-type ATP synthase subunit A: MEERVGKIVKVAGPLVVASDIPNAKMYEMVYVGDKRLFGEIIEVRGNLSSIQVYEDTSGIGPGEPVFSTGMPLSVELGPGLIGSIYDGVQRPLDELMAKFGEFVQRGIFAAPLNREKLWHFVPKVKESDELTPGSVLGEVQETPLIKHKILVPPNVKGKVKSIVSEGDYNVETVIAVLSDGDKEIELKMYHKWPVRFARPSKNRIPPDEPLVTGQRSIDMFFPIAKGGTACVPGPFGSGKTVVQHQLSKWADADVIVFIGCGERGNEMTDVLIEFPELKDPKSGRPLMERTVLVANTSNMPVAAREASVFTGITIAEYYRDMGYNVALMADSTSRWAEAMREMSGRLEEMPGEEGYPAYLASRISSFYERAGKVYILGNEEKVSSLSVIGAVSPPGGDLSDPVVQATLRTVRVFWSLDASLAYARHFPAIHWLRSYSMYADELKAFYEKNAGPGWNDYRARALSILRKEAELQEMVRLVGIDALSPQDRLTLEIARSIREDFLQQDAFDPEDTYTSLKKQYRMIKLIFTFAELAEDALKKGVELEKIISLPVRVDISRAKFISEKALEKFDEIEEKIKQSFESLLSEVEYA; this comes from the coding sequence ATGGAGGAAAGAGTAGGTAAGATTGTAAAAGTTGCAGGGCCTCTTGTGGTTGCAAGCGATATCCCCAATGCAAAAATGTATGAAATGGTATATGTTGGGGATAAGAGGCTTTTTGGAGAAATAATAGAAGTAAGAGGTAATTTGTCCTCAATACAGGTTTACGAGGATACTTCAGGTATTGGTCCCGGTGAGCCTGTATTTTCTACAGGAATGCCTCTGAGCGTTGAACTTGGACCTGGGCTTATTGGCTCCATCTATGATGGTGTTCAAAGACCTCTTGACGAACTTATGGCAAAATTTGGAGAGTTCGTTCAGAGAGGGATTTTTGCTGCACCATTAAACAGAGAGAAACTGTGGCACTTCGTGCCGAAAGTAAAAGAGTCTGATGAATTGACGCCTGGAAGTGTACTTGGTGAAGTCCAGGAAACACCGCTTATAAAACACAAGATTCTTGTTCCACCAAATGTTAAAGGAAAAGTAAAAAGTATTGTTTCCGAAGGCGATTATAATGTTGAAACTGTTATTGCAGTACTTTCTGATGGAGATAAGGAAATTGAGTTGAAGATGTATCATAAGTGGCCGGTAAGATTTGCAAGACCCTCAAAGAATCGTATTCCACCTGATGAGCCACTTGTCACAGGACAGAGGTCGATTGATATGTTCTTTCCTATTGCAAAAGGTGGGACTGCTTGTGTTCCTGGTCCTTTTGGAAGCGGAAAGACCGTTGTCCAACACCAGTTGTCCAAATGGGCAGACGCAGATGTAATTGTTTTCATTGGTTGCGGAGAACGCGGAAATGAGATGACCGATGTTCTCATTGAATTCCCGGAACTTAAAGACCCTAAGAGCGGACGTCCATTAATGGAAAGAACTGTTCTTGTTGCAAACACATCAAATATGCCTGTTGCCGCTCGTGAGGCTTCGGTATTTACAGGAATAACCATCGCAGAGTACTATAGAGATATGGGTTATAATGTCGCCCTTATGGCAGACTCAACATCCCGTTGGGCTGAAGCGATGAGAGAAATGTCGGGTCGTCTTGAGGAAATGCCAGGAGAAGAAGGCTATCCTGCATATCTTGCATCCCGTATATCTTCCTTCTATGAAAGAGCAGGAAAAGTTTACATACTTGGTAATGAGGAAAAAGTTTCGAGTTTGAGTGTTATTGGTGCTGTATCCCCTCCTGGTGGGGATCTTTCAGACCCGGTAGTCCAGGCAACATTAAGAACAGTAAGAGTTTTCTGGTCGCTTGATGCATCTTTAGCGTATGCAAGACATTTCCCTGCAATTCACTGGCTTAGGAGTTATTCTATGTATGCAGACGAGTTAAAAGCATTTTATGAAAAAAATGCAGGTCCTGGATGGAACGATTACAGAGCAAGGGCTCTTTCTATACTGAGAAAAGAAGCAGAACTTCAGGAAATGGTTAGGCTTGTTGGAATTGATGCACTTTCGCCTCAAGACAGACTCACACTTGAAATTGCGCGTTCCATAAGGGAAGACTTCCTTCAGCAGGATGCATTTGACCCGGAAGATACATACACATCGCTTAAGAAGCAGTACAGAATGATAAAGTTGATATTTACTTTTGCTGAACTTGCTGAAGACGCACTTAAGAAAGGTGTAGAATTAGAGAAAATTATTTCTCTTCCCGTAAGAGTTGATATTTCAAGAGCTAAGTTCATATCTGAAAAGGCCCTTGAGAAATTTGATGAGATTGAAGAAAAAATAAAACAATCTTTTGAATCGCTTCTGAGTGAGGTGGAATATGCCTAA
- a CDS encoding aminotransferase class I/II-fold pyridoxal phosphate-dependent enzyme, giving the protein MEQERAPLYEAVSKYIKRKMIPFHMPGHSQGKGAPKILKRLFGDKFFDFDLTEVSGLDYLHYAQGVIREAENLASSLYGTEATIFLVNGTTAGVHAMILDSVRENEKIIIGRNSHRSVIGGIVLAKAKPVFVQPEFNEEFGIITNVTPESIEKAIKENPDARAVLVTTPNYYGLQGRIKDIIDLAHDNGMRALVDEAHGAHFPFNPKFPKSAIYLGADLVTQSAHKTLPTLTQTSFLHIPSKDVNIDRIEQILSIIESSSPSYIFMTALDVARREMALHGKEMWDKAIEVAEYARERISQLDGFKVITEKIVNGKDIYAFDPIKLTINVQELGYSGFEFEHILNKNGIEIELADLQNVLLFITIGTSKRDIDTLVSVLKRIEPRKEKSSVRMPKFPEAPQFAMLPFEAFQKEFEVVPLRESKGKVSWGIVAPYPPGIPVLAPGMIINDECIEFTQEVFEKGGLVQGSIRYGSEIAIRVVKGE; this is encoded by the coding sequence GTGGAACAAGAGCGTGCGCCTTTATACGAAGCAGTCTCGAAATACATCAAGCGTAAAATGATTCCTTTCCATATGCCCGGTCACTCTCAAGGGAAAGGAGCACCGAAGATATTAAAAAGGCTCTTTGGCGACAAGTTTTTTGATTTCGATTTAACGGAAGTTTCAGGTCTTGATTATCTTCATTATGCCCAGGGTGTTATAAGAGAAGCAGAAAACCTTGCAAGTAGCCTGTATGGGACTGAGGCAACTATTTTCCTTGTTAATGGCACGACTGCTGGCGTTCATGCGATGATTCTTGATTCGGTTAGAGAAAATGAAAAAATAATAATAGGAAGAAATTCTCACAGGTCTGTTATTGGTGGAATTGTTCTTGCAAAGGCGAAACCAGTTTTTGTCCAGCCTGAGTTCAACGAGGAATTTGGGATTATAACTAATGTAACTCCAGAGTCGATTGAAAAGGCAATAAAGGAAAACCCTGATGCAAGAGCAGTTTTAGTAACTACACCAAACTACTATGGTTTACAGGGAAGGATAAAAGATATAATTGACCTTGCCCATGATAACGGAATGCGTGCGCTTGTTGATGAAGCGCATGGTGCCCATTTCCCCTTTAATCCAAAGTTTCCAAAATCTGCAATATATTTAGGTGCAGATTTGGTAACTCAGAGCGCACACAAAACGCTTCCAACACTTACTCAAACATCATTCTTGCATATACCATCTAAAGATGTGAATATAGATAGAATCGAACAAATATTGAGTATTATCGAGAGTTCAAGTCCTTCTTATATTTTTATGACTGCTCTGGATGTTGCAAGGCGTGAAATGGCTCTCCATGGAAAAGAAATGTGGGACAAAGCAATTGAAGTTGCAGAGTATGCAAGAGAGCGCATTTCACAACTTGATGGATTCAAAGTCATTACTGAAAAAATCGTTAATGGGAAAGATATTTATGCTTTTGACCCAATAAAACTCACAATCAATGTTCAGGAGTTAGGGTACTCGGGATTTGAGTTTGAGCACATTTTAAATAAGAATGGCATTGAAATAGAACTTGCAGACCTCCAGAATGTCCTCCTGTTTATCACAATTGGGACATCAAAGAGGGATATAGATACTTTAGTTTCTGTGCTTAAGAGAATAGAACCAAGAAAAGAGAAAAGCAGTGTTAGGATGCCAAAATTCCCTGAAGCGCCTCAGTTTGCAATGCTTCCTTTCGAAGCGTTCCAAAAAGAGTTTGAGGTTGTTCCTTTAAGAGAGTCTAAGGGAAAAGTTTCGTGGGGTATTGTTGCTCCATATCCGCCTGGTATCCCCGTTCTTGCACCAGGAATGATAATAAATGACGAATGTATAGAGTTTACGCAGGAGGTTTTTGAAAAAGGCGGTCTTGTTCAAGGGTCTATTAGATATGGAAGTGAAATTGCAATAAGGGTCGTGAAAGGAGAGTAA
- the grpE gene encoding nucleotide exchange factor GrpE, producing the protein MSYLEKLYEIETKLSLTKAKEKRVKEIEEELNIEEQVKELSGEIDEINLSKSGFVKRKNEIEREIEETERELKSIQSAIESNQFKTQKELKAAKKTEENLTTKLEELKKSLSFVETEIKEKDDKINEINNKIKELNSRYENVKDEYERLEREIKEEKGTIEKEFESVLSSLPSDFVREYLSVREDFPDGAITEVDHGHCGNCGVKLSLEAVELLKETKGDAIIRCEICGKILYLKIE; encoded by the coding sequence ATGTCATATCTTGAGAAACTTTACGAAATAGAAACTAAACTGTCCCTTACTAAAGCGAAGGAAAAACGAGTTAAAGAAATCGAAGAGGAACTCAATATTGAGGAACAGGTTAAAGAACTTTCAGGCGAAATTGATGAAATAAATCTTTCAAAATCTGGATTTGTAAAGAGAAAAAACGAGATTGAACGTGAAATTGAAGAAACTGAGCGTGAACTTAAAAGTATTCAATCTGCAATTGAATCGAACCAATTTAAGACACAAAAGGAATTAAAAGCAGCAAAGAAAACTGAGGAAAATTTAACTACAAAACTTGAGGAGTTGAAGAAGAGTCTTTCTTTTGTTGAAACAGAAATCAAGGAAAAAGACGATAAGATAAACGAAATTAACAACAAAATTAAAGAATTGAACAGCAGATACGAAAATGTTAAAGATGAGTACGAAAGACTCGAACGTGAAATTAAAGAAGAGAAAGGAACAATAGAAAAGGAATTTGAAAGCGTCCTTTCAAGTCTCCCAAGTGATTTCGTAAGGGAATACCTTTCTGTAAGAGAAGATTTTCCAGATGGCGCAATAACGGAAGTTGATCACGGTCATTGTGGAAATTGTGGCGTAAAGTTGTCTCTTGAAGCTGTTGAACTTTTGAAAGAAACAAAGGGCGACGCTATTATACGTTGCGAAATTTGTGGAAAAATACTATACTTAAAGATAGAATAG
- a CDS encoding dipeptide ABC transporter ATP-binding protein, which yields MKKLLEVQNLVKHFPVLGGVFSRPVGWVKAVDDISFHIFEGETFGLVGESGSGKTTAGKTIIRLIEPTKGKIIFDGKDITKLPESKLRPIRREMQIIFQDPYGSLNPRMPIGEIIREPLLVHRIGDRKEQEERVVEIMKLVGLRPEYLRRYPHEFSGGQRQRIGIARAIVLNPKFIVADEPVSALDASIQAQVLNLLLELQQKLALTYLLVAHNLAVVRHVSDRIGVMYLGKLMEVAETKELFTTPLHPYTQALLSAIPIPDPEIKKERILLQGDIPSPINPPSGCRFRTRCRFAKDICAEKEPPLIDVGSGHYVACHFVKEGKVAEYSK from the coding sequence ATGAAAAAATTACTTGAGGTTCAGAATCTTGTTAAGCACTTCCCTGTTTTGGGTGGTGTTTTTTCAAGGCCGGTAGGCTGGGTTAAGGCTGTTGATGACATAAGTTTCCATATTTTTGAAGGAGAAACATTTGGACTTGTGGGAGAAAGTGGAAGTGGAAAGACCACTGCTGGAAAAACAATAATTAGACTAATAGAGCCAACAAAAGGTAAAATTATCTTTGATGGCAAAGATATTACAAAACTTCCTGAAAGTAAATTGAGACCTATACGAAGGGAAATGCAGATTATATTCCAGGACCCCTATGGTTCACTTAATCCGAGGATGCCTATAGGTGAAATAATTCGTGAGCCCCTTCTGGTGCATCGTATTGGCGACAGGAAAGAGCAGGAAGAAAGAGTTGTTGAAATAATGAAACTTGTAGGGCTTCGCCCTGAGTATCTGAGAAGATATCCACACGAATTTTCGGGCGGTCAGAGACAGAGGATAGGTATTGCAAGAGCAATCGTATTAAATCCTAAATTTATTGTAGCAGACGAGCCCGTATCTGCACTTGATGCATCAATTCAGGCACAGGTTTTAAACCTTCTTCTCGAGTTACAGCAAAAACTTGCTTTAACATATCTGCTTGTTGCACATAACCTCGCTGTTGTAAGACATGTTTCCGATAGAATTGGTGTTATGTACCTTGGAAAACTTATGGAAGTTGCAGAGACAAAAGAACTATTTACAACACCTCTTCATCCATATACACAGGCACTTCTTTCTGCAATCCCCATACCAGACCCAGAGATAAAGAAGGAGAGGATACTCCTTCAGGGAGATATTCCATCGCCAATCAATCCTCCATCTGGTTGTAGGTTTAGAACTCGTTGCCGATTCGCAAAGGATATTTGCGCAGAAAAAGAGCCACCATTAATCGATGTTGGCTCAGGTCACTATGTTGCCTGCCACTTTGTAAAAGAGGGCAAAGTAGCAGAGTACTCAAAGTAA
- a CDS encoding ABC transporter ATP-binding protein, with protein sequence MERGEVLLDVRDLKTYFFTDDGVVKAVDGMSFTIHKGEVLGLVGESGCGKSVASMSIMQLVDVPGKIVGGEIIFKGEDLVKKTPEQMRKIRGAEIGMIFQEPMTSLNPVYTVGDQIMEAILVHQDVSEEEAKKKTIELLRLVGIPEPERRFNQYPHELSGGMRQRVMIAMAMSCNPDLLISDEATTALDVTIQAQILELMKDLQRKTGMAILFITHDLALVAEMANSVAVAYTGKIVEYGDVYSIFKRPRHPYTYGLLSSVPSLKTEKTKTPLPAIEGMVPNPYRMPSGCHFNPRCPFATERCRKEMPELVEIEPGHLVRCFHPVAVEKEANA encoded by the coding sequence ATGGAAAGAGGAGAAGTTTTACTTGATGTAAGAGATCTTAAGACATACTTTTTTACAGATGACGGAGTTGTTAAGGCAGTTGACGGAATGAGTTTTACAATTCACAAGGGTGAAGTTCTCGGGCTTGTTGGAGAAAGTGGCTGTGGAAAATCGGTTGCATCAATGTCGATTATGCAGCTTGTTGATGTGCCTGGGAAAATTGTTGGTGGAGAAATTATCTTTAAAGGCGAAGACCTTGTGAAGAAAACACCAGAACAAATGAGAAAAATTAGAGGTGCTGAAATTGGAATGATCTTCCAGGAGCCTATGACCTCGCTTAACCCTGTTTATACTGTTGGCGATCAGATAATGGAAGCAATCTTAGTACACCAGGATGTAAGTGAGGAAGAAGCAAAGAAGAAAACAATAGAACTCTTGAGGCTTGTTGGAATTCCAGAGCCCGAGAGACGATTTAACCAATATCCACACGAGTTGAGCGGTGGAATGAGACAGAGGGTAATGATTGCAATGGCTATGTCCTGTAACCCCGATCTTCTTATCTCAGATGAAGCAACTACTGCATTGGATGTAACAATTCAGGCGCAAATCCTTGAACTTATGAAAGACCTCCAGAGAAAAACAGGAATGGCAATACTTTTTATAACTCACGACCTTGCTCTTGTTGCAGAAATGGCGAATTCAGTTGCAGTTGCATACACTGGAAAAATAGTTGAATATGGCGATGTGTATTCGATTTTTAAGCGTCCACGACATCCATATACCTATGGGCTTTTAAGTTCAGTCCCGAGTTTGAAGACTGAAAAGACAAAAACACCACTTCCAGCGATAGAAGGAATGGTTCCAAACCCGTACAGGATGCCAAGTGGCTGTCACTTCAACCCAAGATGCCCATTTGCAACTGAACGTTGTAGAAAAGAGATGCCAGAACTTGTTGAAATTGAACCAGGGCACCTTGTAAGGTGTTTCCATCCGGTTGCTGTGGAGAAGGAGGCTAACGCATGA
- a CDS encoding ABC transporter permease yields the protein MAVEATKVEEVLTGRVETYWYLVGKRLRKHKLAMISLVVLILIILACVVGPYLSPYHVAALGSTEEVMQPPSLKHPLGTDELGRDVLTRLLYGGRISLLVGFSSVFSALVIGIIVGAYAGYYGGILDTLLMRFTDIMFSIPVMPLLIVLSAVIPGSGVWKIVLVIAIFGWMTDARIVRGMFLSLRENEYVEAARAIGVSNNRIIWRHILPNSLAPIIVSATLGVGGNIIYEAALSFLGFGVMPPTPSWGNMLQNAEYAMAIAPWLVWSPGIAMFITVLAFNYLGDGLRDAMDPRLYR from the coding sequence ATGGCAGTTGAAGCGACAAAAGTAGAAGAAGTATTAACCGGTAGAGTTGAAACATACTGGTATCTTGTTGGGAAAAGATTAAGAAAGCACAAACTTGCAATGATTTCGCTTGTTGTATTGATTCTCATAATACTTGCTTGTGTTGTTGGACCCTATCTTTCCCCTTATCATGTTGCAGCACTTGGTTCAACTGAAGAAGTTATGCAGCCACCAAGTTTGAAACACCCACTTGGGACAGATGAACTTGGAAGAGATGTTTTGACGCGTCTACTATATGGTGGAAGAATTTCACTTTTGGTTGGATTTTCTTCAGTTTTTTCTGCTCTTGTTATAGGAATAATTGTAGGAGCATATGCTGGCTATTATGGCGGAATCCTCGATACTCTTCTTATGAGATTCACGGATATCATGTTCTCAATACCTGTTATGCCACTTTTAATCGTTCTTTCTGCTGTTATTCCTGGCTCTGGTGTCTGGAAAATTGTATTGGTCATTGCAATATTTGGCTGGATGACCGACGCAAGAATAGTAAGAGGAATGTTCCTTTCGTTAAGAGAAAATGAGTATGTTGAAGCAGCACGAGCGATAGGTGTTTCGAACAACAGAATTATCTGGAGACATATACTTCCAAATTCCCTTGCACCAATTATCGTATCTGCAACACTTGGTGTAGGTGGAAATATTATTTATGAGGCAGCACTGAGTTTCCTTGGCTTCGGTGTTATGCCTCCAACACCTTCCTGGGGAAATATGCTTCAAAATGCCGAGTATGCTATGGCGATTGCACCATGGCTTGTGTGGTCCCCAGGTATTGCTATGTTTATAACAGTTCTTGCTTTTAACTACCTTGGCGATGGATTAAGAGATGCTATGGACCCAAGGTTATATAGGTAG